The Roseimicrobium gellanilyticum DNA segment CCATTGAGCGCGCCATCGCCAAGGGGTCCGGCACCGGGGCGGACGCGGTGCAGTACCACACGGTCGTTTACGAAGGCTTCACCCCGCACCGCGTGCCGGTGATTGTCGAGTGCCTCACGGACAACAACAACCGTACCTCGACAGAAATTAAGATGCTCTTCAAGGCCGGTAACTTGGGCACCCCGGGCTCGGTCGGCTGGATGTTCGAGCACTGCGGCCTGGTGGAGGCGCATCATCCCGACACCTCAACGGATATCGAAACTGCCGCACTGGAGGCGGATGCGGACAATGTGGAGCCGCTGGAGCTGGATGACGAGGAGCTGGCCCATCATATCGGCGCACGTTTCTTCTGCCCGACTACGAAGCTGGATGCCGTGACGAAGGCGCTGAAAAGTGCTGGCTGGATCGTCACCACCTCAGAGCTGCACTACCATCCCAAGGAGTGCCCGCCGCTCACAGACGCCCAGCGTGAGGAAGTGACAAACTTCCTGCAATCGCTCGACGGCCACGCGGACGTGCATCGTGTGTACGCGGCGATTGCGTAGAGCACCCGATTGGAGCGCAGCGGGCGAAAACGCCCCGCGCTCCATTCCGATTGCTTCGCCTCTTAACGCCGCTTCCAACTGGAGTTGGTTGCCCTAGCTCCCCGTCTTCGTGAGCACCACCTTGTCGAGGCGCATGAGCTGGTCGCCCAGCGCAATCTGCTTGGGACGGATCCAGAGGCGGTAGTGTCCGGGACTTGGAATGCGAGCCTTGCCCAAAGTCACCGTCTTCGGTGTCGGCGAGATATCCACCTGACGGGGGAAAAGCTTGCTGCCGAAGGTCACGGTGTAGTGGCCGGGTTTCGTCCCGGGGTACGTCTGGCTGAGCTGGACCTCATACTCACCCGGTTGCTCGACCTGCACCAGCCAGCTCACCTGATCGGCAATGCCGAACCAGTTGGAGATGACGCCATCTTTGGCCAGCAGAGGGCCGGGAGTGAGCACGGCCTTCTCTACGGGCAGTGTCGTGGTGTCACCGGTTACAGGCACGGTGTTGAGCAGCAGCGCATTGATGCGCTTCACCCCTGCCTCTGCCTGGGGCTTGCTGCGGGGTTCGGTAGTGGGTAGTTGCAGGAGGTAGTCTCTCGCTTCCGGAGCGGCCACGCGCTCCAAAGCACTGAGGATGGAGGCCATTTCGCCTGCGTCCTTGGTGTTGTTGCGGGCCTCGATGAGTGACTTGGCAATTTCTTCCTGCGGAGTTTCACCGGACAAGCCTGCGAGGTTGCCGAGGCTGTTGACGGCATTCTTGCGGATGTAGGGATCCTTCGCCTTGGGGATGAAAGCCTCCAGGGCAGGAATGGGCTCTGCATTCGGCCAATCTGCAAGGGCGATGGCGGCGGCATTGCGGATCTGGGGATTGTTGTTTTCCAATGCATCCGTCACGTCCTTGAGAGAGTCCTTGCCACCGAGGCGCGAGAGCACCCGGATGTAGGTGGCACGCACATCGTCCGCGCCGGAGTTGCTTCGGTACGCCTGGAGGAAGGGCGAGCTGGCGCTGTCAGCATTGGTATCTTGGGAGGCTGCGTTCACGAGCGCGTTTTCGGCAGCTTTCAGTTCATTGGTATCACCCGCGATCAGATTGGTCAGCATCTCCGGTACATGCGCCGGGCTGGCGACACGGCCCAAGGCCTGCCAGATGGCGATGCGAGTTTCGCGGTCCTGCACCTTGGGGAACTGGCGCAGCAGCGGGTCCGCAGCGTCATTGATTCCGCGGGCCGCAATGGCTCCGGCGAGGTTCTTCCGGGCGATGTCGGACTTCGCCGACAGCACGTAGCGGGAGATGAGAGTATTGACGGTGTCGCTGCCTTCCAGTTTTTTGAGCGTTTCGCCCGCCACTTGGCTGTTGCCGGGCTCTTCCAGGAATTGGAGGAGAAGATTCACGTCTTTGACGTTGCCCTGAGGCTTCTCCATGTTTGCCAGTGCTTCGAACCGGCTTTCGGCACGGGCGCGTGAGACGAACTGGAAGGCAAAGAACGCGACGACCAGCGCCGCGATTCCCACCGGTGTCCAGAGTGTGAGCCACTTTGGCAGGGGAGCCTTGTGACGCAGGTGCTCCGGAGCCATGGCGGCGGCGATATTTACCGGACGTATCATCGGCCTGGGAGCCGGACGTGCGCCCACCACTCCGGAAGGAGTGCGAGCCACCGGCCGTGTGGGCCGTGGTGCCGTAGGCCGGAGGGGGCCAGAGGAAGAGCCTGGCCGGACATAGCGAGGGACTCCTTGAGACGGTGTGGTCGGAGGATAGCCGCCCTGATCTTCCGGCAGCGCTTCGGCAATGTATTCCTCCTCTTCGGGCGTGGCCATGGCCACGGTGCCGTCATCGGTGAAGGGCTGCTCCGGTTCCATATTTGGAACCTGACCGGCCTGGAACCACTCGAAGGCCTGGCTTGCTGTGACCGGGCGGGCATCCGGATCGCGCATCATGAGCCACTCGACCCAAGCAGTCAGCGCCCTTGGCAGGTCGGGACGGATTTGTTCCAGCGGCACCCGGCTGTGGTAGAGGTGGCTCGCCATCACTTCCGGAGCGGTCTCACCCTGGAAAGGATACTGCTGGGTGAGTGCGAAGTAATACACGCAACCCAGTGAATAGAGGTCCGTGCGTACATCCACCGGGGAGCGCTCGAACTGCTCCGGAGCCATGAAGAAAATACTTCCCAGGATGGAGCCATCCGCATCCACTTCCTGGATGTGCGGTTGGTGGGCAATCTTCGCGAGACCGAAGTCGAGGATCTTGATCTGGAACTTGCCGCTCGGCAGCCAGATGACCATGAAGTTCTGCGGCTTGATGTCGAGGTGAATCAATCCGGTCGCATGAGCGGCGATCATCCCTTCGAGGGATTGCGAGACCAGCTCGCGGAAGTCTCCATCATTGAGCGCGCCACGCTGGATGATGTCCTCAAGAGTTTCCCCCTTGAGCAGTTCCATCACAATGTAGGCGCCTTCCACATCCTTGCCCACGTCGAACACGGTGACAATGTGTGGATGCTGCAGTGTTGAGATGGTGCGGGCCTCCTCAAACAACTGATCCGCCTGGCGATCCGCCTCCTCCTGGGAATCTGCGCGCACCCGTTTCAGGGCGACCTCGCGACGAAGGTTTCTGTCATACGCCTTGTAGACGCTGCCGAGGCCACCTTCGGCGATTTTTCCAAGGACTTCGTAACGATTTTGGCTCATGCGGTGTGTTGAGAAAAAAATCAGATGGCCGGCAGGAGGAGCATGGGAGAGGCTCCGGTGGACGGCACGCCGCGAAGGAGACACTGAAGCGGGGATTTCAAGATGGCCTCGCGTTCCGCGGAATGCATGACACTCATGATGTGGAGGGCGGAAGGATCAGGCAATCAAAAAAAAGCGCACAGGCCACGCAGGCGTTCACTATGTACCTACCAGGACGTTTCAATCTCTCTGGAAAAACACTTTTGAATGTGTGCCTGAAAAACCAACGGGACGCCTTGTGGGGCGCCCCGCTTTGCAAAAGAATTGTCAGATGGCGGTGGTGATTACCAGACGCGGTACAGGAATTTCTCAAAGCCATTCATGCCGGCTTCGCTCTTGATGATGCTCTTCTTGCCCTTGCTGTTCACGCTCACGAGCGGTCCCTTCTGCTCGATGACCTTCAGGCTCTTGATTTCCACGCGCTCCAGCGGGCAGTCGTTGGAATCGGTCGCCACGCGGGAGAGCTTCTTCAGGGCATCAAGGCCGGAATAGACCTGGCCGAAGACGGTGTACTGGCCGTTGAGAGCGGACATGTTTCCGAGCACGAAGTAGAACTGGGTGCCGTCACTCTGGCGCTTGGGATTCATCTTGTCGCCACGGCGCGCCATGGCCACAGCACCGGTGACGTGGGGCAGCTTGAACTCGCCCGGGATGGTGTACTCCTGGCTGAGTCCCCAGTTGTCACGCGAAGCATCGTCCTTGCTCACCGGGTCACCGGTCTGGACGAGATAGTCATCCACAGAGCGATGGAAGGCCATGCCGGTGTAGATGCCCTTCTCCGCGTTGCTGACGAAGTTCTGTACTGTCTTGGGAGCGGCATTGCCCAGAAGCTCAAACATGACCTGATGCTCTTCACCCCCGAACTCGATGACCATCACGGCCACGGTGTGCACTTCATTGAGTTGCTCCTTGGTGGGCTTGGCGGCAGCAGCCGCGTCTTTCTTGGTAGCGCTAACAGGCTTGGAGCCGACATCGCTGGCACCTGAAACGGTGCTTCTCGGAGAGCCCGTGTCAGTTTTCGGAGCAGGGACGGACTGGGTTTGTGCTTGGACTTGGAGCGACACCGCCGCAAACAGGGCGGCAAGGGTCAGGCAGCTACGGGAGAACTTCATGATGATGGCGTGTGGGTTCGCGTATTCAGGCGGGAGGTGTGCCAAAAACTAGCGCAGGTTGTCCGGAATGGGAGGAGCGGGAGTGGGTGGCGGAGCGGGGACTTCAGGAGTCGGCGAGGGCACCGGATCAGCAGCAGGCTCCTGAAGGGTCGGTGCAATGGGATTGACCGGTACGGGCTCGGGCTCGGACGTCTTGGGAGACTCGTTCATGTAGTCGCCGGGCATTGCGGCACGGTACCGCGGCTTCACCTGGCGCCTGGGCATGCCCCACTGGTCATGCAGGCGGTCCATGTCATCCACGGAAGGATTGCGGATGACTTCTCCGCTGCTCGCCGTTTCAAATCCAGTGCACGAAGAAAGCAAGCCGACGGCGGTAAGGCCGAGAGCAGCAAGCATGATGTTTTTCCAGTTCATGTAGGGGAAATGTCAACCTTCGCAAAGATTCTAGGCGGTTCTTCGCTGCCAATCAATAGCGAATCCCCTGCCTCCAATCCGTGACGCACATACGCAAGGCCCACGGGACGGTCAAGCACGGGATGGTGGGTGATGCTGGTCATTTGACCCACCGCCTTTGGGGGCTCTTGAGAGCTGTCAAAAAGGGTCCACGGAACCGCATTGGTTCCGTGAGCGGGGGTGTCGGCGGGGAGAGCCCCGAAGTCGACACGCACGAGGCGGCGAGGCATTTTGCCCGTGAGCTTGATGCGGGAGAGGATTTCCTGCCCGATGTAGCAGCCCTTGGTAAAGCTCATGGCGCGACCCTCCAGTCCGGCCTCTTGGGGAAAGGCGTCATTGTTGATTTCCTGCGGCCAGCGGGGAACGCCCTTCAGGATGCGGAGGGCCTCCCATGTTTCGGGAGCGACGGTCTGCACATCCGGGGGAAGTGCCAGTCCTACCCCGGAGGCGGGAACCCAGACATCCACTCCCACGGCACCCAAGCGCGTAACATCCAGCCGGGCCGAGCCTGTCGGAAGGGGCAATTGCCGGGCGGCTTCTGCCGCCGGACCAAAGAAATGCCAGAGGCGCCAGTCTTCCGTCACATCGCGAAGCTCGACATCGTCGGCCACAATATAGCGCTCAAGCCGTGCGCCCAGATGTTCCCTTAGCCCTTCCTCCGCATCGAGCAGGAGCAGGCTGCCGGGATCTGCGGAGGCGTGGATGAAGACATCGCCTTCGATGCGGCCTTTCGCATTCGTGACGCAGGCATAGATGGCGGCGGCAGGCGAGGCACCGCGGACCTCATTCGTGACCTGGCCATTCAGGTAACGCACGCGGTCCGCACCGGCGAGGGCGAACTTCGCTCGGGCGGAGAGGTCGGCGGCCCCGCCTTGGGATTCCAGGCGCTGGTATAGTTCCGGTGTCATGAAGCAGGGCTTTCTGGGCTAGCTTCCATTGGCCCCGGACTGCTTGGGTTCCTCTACTTCCACGTCGTCCTCTGCGTTGTCACCTTCCATCTCGAAGGTCGAGGCCTTGAGGGTGATGCGCGTCTGCTTCTTCAGGATAATGGGCTTCGACTCGGGACGGGAGACGGCACCCACGGCCACCGTGGGGGTCTGGAGGTTCTCAAAGACCACAGAGTAGTCCTGCTCTCCTTTGCCCGCGCGCTCCGCCTGTTCCATGGCGGCCACGGTGGCGGCGAGTGCAGGGGTGATGATGTTCTTCTCCTTGGCGAGCTCCTGGGCGTAGCGGCCGTCCTTGAGCATGTTCTTCAATGAGAAGTGGGGCTCATACGCGCCATTCATCATGGCGGGCAGCTTCATAGTCACCAGGGGCGAGCAGTTCGCGTTGTTCTGGAAGGCCTCCAGCAGTTGAGCTCCAGCGATGCCCTGGGCCTGCGTGATGGCCAGGGCTTCGGCGACGGCCTGCACGATGTTTGCGCTCACCAGGTTGGTGGCGATCTTCAGCACGGTGGCGTCGCCCACCTTGAGCCCGAAGTTCAGGATCTTTTTCGAGCTGGCTTCGAGGAAGGGTTTGGCCTTCTCCTGCTCGCGCTCGTTTCCGGAGAGGTAGTAGACCAGCTCGCCCTTCTCCGCGGCTGCCTTGCTACCGGTGAATGGGGCATCAAGAAATCCCGCGCCAACTTCATCCGCGATGGCGTACGCCTGATTCATGGCGAGTGGGCTCACGGTGGCGTGTGCGCAGATGACGTGCGTCTTCTTCAGCGCGGGCTGCATGTCCTTCATCACCTCCACCAGCGCATCCCCATCCCGCACAAAAATCTGGATGTACTGCGCCACCTCTGCGAGCTCGGCCGGGGAGGAGAGGAAGTTGGGCTCGGCCCGGGACGTGCGGTTCCACACAAACACATCATGCCGCGCCCGGCGAAGACACTCCGCCACGCGGCTGCCAATGATACCCAGGCCAATCACGCCCACGGTCAGACTCTTGCTGCCAGACATGCGGACAAACTACGCGCGCCCGCGCTCCACGCAAAGGGAGATGCCGCTCATTTCGCCACGCCATCCCAAGGCGCAGGGGCCAGATCCTTCGCAAAGCCGGGGGCTTCTTGGATGGTGGCTGCGGCGCGGAGTTCTGCGCGAAGCCGGCCTAATGCGCTCACGCGCCATTCGTTTCCCAGCATGGTCATGATCTCGGCCTTCACCTCGGAGAACTCGGGGGGGCGTGCGGGCTTCTTCTCATGCACCAGGGCGATGTGCCAGCCCAGCTGCGTACGGAAGACCGGACTGGGCTTTCCGACGGGCAGGGCAAAGAGCGCCTTGGCAAAGTCCTCCGGGACACGCTCCCGGGAGAGCCATCCCAGATCACCGCCCACCTTCTTGCTCCTTTCATCGTCGGAGAATGCGGCGGCGAGTTGCGCGAGGGTGGCTGCGCCCGCGGTGAGCTGCTGCTGGATGGCTGCCATCTCGGCGGTGCGATCCGGCTTCCCGACATCGTGCGCCGTCAGGAAAATGTGGGAGGCACGCACACGCTCAGGCAAGCGCATGGATTCACGATGGGCCGCGAACCATTTCTGCGCGGCCGCCTCGTCGAGTTGCGAAACGGAGGAGGTGCGCTGGCTTTTCAGCCATGACTCGATGGCCCGCGTCTGGGCCAGCTCTGCCGTGAGCCGCTCGCGAAGTTGCAACTCGGTGAGGCCTTGCAGTTCCATGCGCTGCTTCCAGTGATCTGGAGGCTCGAATTGCCGGATGAACTGCTGAAAAGCGGCTTCTGCCTCGGCCGGTGTGATGGCCGTGGCGTGTGGAGCCCTGGCGGCGAAGTCGGCTATGAGGCGCCTTTCCACCAACGCATCGACGGCCTCGCGCCGCAGCTTTTCCTCAGCGGCGACATCCAGACTTTCCCAAACCATGCTGCGTCTCCAGAGGAGGCCGCGCAACTCGCGAGCCACTTCCTCGCGGGTGATGGAGACGCTGTTGACGGTGAGTGTCGCCTCAGGCTGTGGCGAGGCAGGTTTGCAACCAGCCAGCAACACGCCCGCCATGGAGAGGGCGCACAGGAGGCGAGCAGCAGATGCGCGAAAATGGGGCCGCGCCTCAGGCCCGGATGCGCCGTTCCCAAGCCGTACCTCCTTTGCCATGCGCTAGCGGATGTGGAAGCGCTTCGTGACCATCTTGCCCGCGAGCAGCTTGATGCGGTTCCACGCGCTCTGATCATTGAGCGGCACCCAGCGGCGCTCTTCCTTGCGGTAGTGCCAGTCCTTGTCGTTCTGGTAGTTGAACGCCGCGCCGCGACCTTCAATGATGTTCAGGATCTCGTGGTCGTGGTAGTTGAGCTCGTCGTAGTCTGTGATCGCCTGCTGGCCCATCTCTGAGTACAGTTCATTCAGGTCGATGAGCAGGTCGTTGAGATCGGTATCGAGCTCCTTCACCTTCAAGCCGACGCGCTGGGCCTCCTTCAGCATGATGGGATAGCCGTGGCTGGGATAGGCGGAGTTCAGGTGCTTGCTGATGCGCTCGCGCTCCTTCGGATCCTTGAGGTGGTAGCTGAGGATTTCCTCGCAGATCTTGATGGAAAGGGAGCTGGCACGGTCGATCGCGCCGAAGACGAGAGGATGCACATGCTCGTACAGATTTTTGTACGGATTGCTGTCATTTGCCTGGGCGGATTCGCGCCAGAGACGGAGCACACGATTCAGCTCATCCTGGCTTACCGAGACCGCGTAGTTATTTCGGTCGACCGGAGACAGGGCATGCGTGAGTGAGGTATCCACCGCGGTCAGGTAGGCCAGCGGTCCCATGTGGATCTCATCTGCACCGAGGGCCATCATGGTGGCGGCGCTGGCACACTCCAGAGGCACGAGCGCCGTGATGCGATCGTTGTGCTGGCGCAGGAGGTTCACAATGCGCAGGGCCGCCTGGCCGTTGCCGCCGTTGGACTTGATGAAAAGATAGAGGCGCTTCTGCGGGCCGATTTCCTTGAGGACTTCGAAGAAGGCCGCCACGTCATTATGGCACACGCTGCCGTTGCCACTGCTCCAGTAGGCAATGAACGCGCCGTCGAGCTTCTTCTCGATCTTGGTGATGATCTTTTGCGTCTGCGCAAAGAGGATCGGCGGCTTGTTGATTTTCACGGCTTGCTTCTTCTGCATGGGGGGCAGAGCATGGAGGAAAGCGAACCAATGTGCAAGGATTTCGCCATCGGCATGACATTGTGCCGGGGCGATGTCCGATTTCTTACAAAGATTGTCCGCCAGTTGCAAGGCTGTTTCCCGTAGCCTTTTTCCGCTTCCACCCGGTATTCACCCCTCGCACGCCATGTCCCCCTTTTGTTGGCCGTCTTCAAATTCCGCACTTAACCTGTGTTCAGCCGTCGCTCTGGCGCTGAGTTTTGTCTCACCCCTTTCGCTTTCCGCCGCGCCCAAGGAGCTTGAGGGTGCCCGTGCTCCCTCCCAAAGTGAGTGCCCCAGCCCGGAAGAGGCTCGCAAAAAGATGACTGTGCCCGAGGGTTACGAGGTGCGTTGCTTTGCGCACGAACCCATGGTGCAGAATCCCGTCGCCATGACGTGGGATCATCGTGGCCGCCTTTGGGTGGTGGAGCTCTATGAATATCCGGAAGGCACGCCGCTCCCGGTGGACAAGCGCCCTTTTGGCCAGGCTGCGACCGACAGCAACTACCGTCCGGTGCCCGATCTTTGCAAGGGGGAGCAAAAGGATGCAGAGGGCAAGATCCCGCGTGACCGCGTGCTCATCCTCGAAGACACGGACAACGACGGCGTGGCGGACAAGCGCACCGTCTTCCTCCAGGGACTGGACATGGCGTGTGGCATCATCTGTGGCGACGGTGGCGTGTACATCGGCCAGCAGCCGCATTTACTCCACTTCAAGGACAACGATGGCGATGACAAGCCGGATGAGTGGCGAGTGGTGCTCACGGGTTTTGGGCGTGAGGATACGCATGAGCTCATCAACAGCTTCTCCTGGGGGCCGGATGGCTGGCTCTACATGACACATGGCGTCTTCACCAATTCGAAGGTGCGCCGCCCCGGCGAACCCGTGGAGAAGGGCTTCAAGTTCGATGCTGGTATCGGCCGCTGCAAACCGCTCACGGGTGAGTTCGAAGTCTTCGCGGATGGCACGAGCAATCCGTGGGGCTGTGACTTCGACGCGAATGGCAATTTCTTCGTGAGTGCCTGCGTGATTGATCACCTCTTCCACATGGCGCCGGGGGGCATCTATGTGCGGCAGGGTGGTGCGCCGGAGAATCCGTATGCGTATGAACTGCTGCCCAGCATCGTGAAGCACAAGCACTTCCGCGCGGCCTATGCGGGTATCCAGATCTATCAGGGTGGGGTATACCCGAAGGATACGCATGGACATTTGTTCATCGGGAACATCCATGACAATGCCATCCACGAGGAGAAGGTCACGCCGGTGGGTGCCACCTTCAAAGCGGAGCCCGTGCGCGACTTCCTGCGCGCCAATGACGGCTGGTTCCGTCCCGTGAGCACACAGACGGGCCCGGACGGCAACCTCTGGATCATGGACTGGTGTGACAAGTATCCCTGCTACCAGAATGCCAAGGCGAATCCCGAAGGCGTGGACCGCGCGCGTGGGCGTGTGTGGCGCGTGGTGACGAAGGGGGCGGAGCCGGGCAGTCGTGAGGAGAAGGGAATGGACTTGAAGAAGCTTGAGGCGGCAGACTTGGTGAAGCTGATGGGTCATTCCAACAATTGGATGAGCCGGACTGCGAAGCGGATGCTGGTGGAAGCCTGGCGAGGCGAGTGGAGCGTCACGACCAAAGCTCCCATAGACAAGGTTTTGCTCCCCTTGATCCAGGACA contains these protein-coding regions:
- a CDS encoding YebC/PmpR family DNA-binding transcriptional regulator produces the protein MGAQWKQKWRELAADQKGKIVGKLTREIQVATKLGGPNPEFNARLAAAIAVAKKQSVTRDTIERAIAKGSGTGADAVQYHTVVYEGFTPHRVPVIVECLTDNNNRTSTEIKMLFKAGNLGTPGSVGWMFEHCGLVEAHHPDTSTDIETAALEADADNVEPLELDDEELAHHIGARFFCPTTKLDAVTKALKSAGWIVTTSELHYHPKECPPLTDAQREEVTNFLQSLDGHADVHRVYAAIA
- a CDS encoding protein kinase domain-containing protein, whose product is MSQNRYEVLGKIAEGGLGSVYKAYDRNLRREVALKRVRADSQEEADRQADQLFEEARTISTLQHPHIVTVFDVGKDVEGAYIVMELLKGETLEDIIQRGALNDGDFRELVSQSLEGMIAAHATGLIHLDIKPQNFMVIWLPSGKFQIKILDFGLAKIAHQPHIQEVDADGSILGSIFFMAPEQFERSPVDVRTDLYSLGCVYYFALTQQYPFQGETAPEVMASHLYHSRVPLEQIRPDLPRALTAWVEWLMMRDPDARPVTASQAFEWFQAGQVPNMEPEQPFTDDGTVAMATPEEEEYIAEALPEDQGGYPPTTPSQGVPRYVRPGSSSGPLRPTAPRPTRPVARTPSGVVGARPAPRPMIRPVNIAAAMAPEHLRHKAPLPKWLTLWTPVGIAALVVAFFAFQFVSRARAESRFEALANMEKPQGNVKDVNLLLQFLEEPGNSQVAGETLKKLEGSDTVNTLISRYVLSAKSDIARKNLAGAIAARGINDAADPLLRQFPKVQDRETRIAIWQALGRVASPAHVPEMLTNLIAGDTNELKAAENALVNAASQDTNADSASSPFLQAYRSNSGADDVRATYIRVLSRLGGKDSLKDVTDALENNNPQIRNAAAIALADWPNAEPIPALEAFIPKAKDPYIRKNAVNSLGNLAGLSGETPQEEIAKSLIEARNNTKDAGEMASILSALERVAAPEARDYLLQLPTTEPRSKPQAEAGVKRINALLLNTVPVTGDTTTLPVEKAVLTPGPLLAKDGVISNWFGIADQVSWLVQVEQPGEYEVQLSQTYPGTKPGHYTVTFGSKLFPRQVDISPTPKTVTLGKARIPSPGHYRLWIRPKQIALGDQLMRLDKVVLTKTGS
- a CDS encoding peptidylprolyl isomerase yields the protein MKFSRSCLTLAALFAAVSLQVQAQTQSVPAPKTDTGSPRSTVSGASDVGSKPVSATKKDAAAAAKPTKEQLNEVHTVAVMVIEFGGEEHQVMFELLGNAAPKTVQNFVSNAEKGIYTGMAFHRSVDDYLVQTGDPVSKDDASRDNWGLSQEYTIPGEFKLPHVTGAVAMARRGDKMNPKRQSDGTQFYFVLGNMSALNGQYTVFGQVYSGLDALKKLSRVATDSNDCPLERVEIKSLKVIEQKGPLVSVNSKGKKSIIKSEAGMNGFEKFLYRVW
- a CDS encoding YgfZ/GcvT domain-containing protein translates to MTPELYQRLESQGGAADLSARAKFALAGADRVRYLNGQVTNEVRGASPAAAIYACVTNAKGRIEGDVFIHASADPGSLLLLDAEEGLREHLGARLERYIVADDVELRDVTEDWRLWHFFGPAAEAARQLPLPTGSARLDVTRLGAVGVDVWVPASGVGLALPPDVQTVAPETWEALRILKGVPRWPQEINNDAFPQEAGLEGRAMSFTKGCYIGQEILSRIKLTGKMPRRLVRVDFGALPADTPAHGTNAVPWTLFDSSQEPPKAVGQMTSITHHPVLDRPVGLAYVRHGLEAGDSLLIGSEEPPRIFAKVDISPT
- a CDS encoding NAD(P)-dependent oxidoreductase — protein: MSGSKSLTVGVIGLGIIGSRVAECLRRARHDVFVWNRTSRAEPNFLSSPAELAEVAQYIQIFVRDGDALVEVMKDMQPALKKTHVICAHATVSPLAMNQAYAIADEVGAGFLDAPFTGSKAAAEKGELVYYLSGNEREQEKAKPFLEASSKKILNFGLKVGDATVLKIATNLVSANIVQAVAEALAITQAQGIAGAQLLEAFQNNANCSPLVTMKLPAMMNGAYEPHFSLKNMLKDGRYAQELAKEKNIITPALAATVAAMEQAERAGKGEQDYSVVFENLQTPTVAVGAVSRPESKPIILKKQTRITLKASTFEMEGDNAEDDVEVEEPKQSGANGS
- a CDS encoding peptidylprolyl isomerase → MAGVLLAGCKPASPQPEATLTVNSVSITREEVARELRGLLWRRSMVWESLDVAAEEKLRREAVDALVERRLIADFAARAPHATAITPAEAEAAFQQFIRQFEPPDHWKQRMELQGLTELQLRERLTAELAQTRAIESWLKSQRTSSVSQLDEAAAQKWFAAHRESMRLPERVRASHIFLTAHDVGKPDRTAEMAAIQQQLTAGAATLAQLAAAFSDDERSKKVGGDLGWLSRERVPEDFAKALFALPVGKPSPVFRTQLGWHIALVHEKKPARPPEFSEVKAEIMTMLGNEWRVSALGRLRAELRAAATIQEAPGFAKDLAPAPWDGVAK
- a CDS encoding SDH family Clp fold serine proteinase; translation: MQKKQAVKINKPPILFAQTQKIITKIEKKLDGAFIAYWSSGNGSVCHNDVAAFFEVLKEIGPQKRLYLFIKSNGGNGQAALRIVNLLRQHNDRITALVPLECASAATMMALGADEIHMGPLAYLTAVDTSLTHALSPVDRNNYAVSVSQDELNRVLRLWRESAQANDSNPYKNLYEHVHPLVFGAIDRASSLSIKICEEILSYHLKDPKERERISKHLNSAYPSHGYPIMLKEAQRVGLKVKELDTDLNDLLIDLNELYSEMGQQAITDYDELNYHDHEILNIIEGRGAAFNYQNDKDWHYRKEERRWVPLNDQSAWNRIKLLAGKMVTKRFHIR